One window of Entelurus aequoreus isolate RoL-2023_Sb linkage group LG06, RoL_Eaeq_v1.1, whole genome shotgun sequence genomic DNA carries:
- the akt1s1 gene encoding uncharacterized protein akt1s1: MASITKLSEPEIADNHRDTWLALLSAAEAYCQKSGCDLAILTACKKFRPSVPEGDGKKKKWESGGFPRECEFSYSIWGQSFLAESARRYIDDIGVLHSATLLTAQKHMRQAAGQEGAKLVADPGFRGNVTGDCLVGGVSPSSRLYSQSYPSIYSSPDAPGQGNNGEREREKSAVETARQGRQQAGIVDLEEECEDDEEDEEEEDDEEEDMDEKRPYGNESAGVFSMDEDSLSRDCEPFFESDGEEESTDGSLSEEAPPPSRCMAMGHAMHSSRHAQAMAMARSLPVSVPVWGCRGGRAAPGEGNSGERVGCADLEHIAASMKALLAPGANDGTEMFGALPRPRVNTGDFSLKH; encoded by the exons ATGGCCTCCATCACCAAGTTGTCCGAGCCGGAGATCGCGGACAACCACAGAGACACCTGGCTGGCACTACTTTCCGCGGCGGAAGCATACTGCCAAAAGTCCGGCTGCGACCTGGCCATTCTCACAGCCTGCAAGAAGTTCCGGCCCTCGGTTCCAGAAGGGGacgggaagaagaagaagtgggaGAGCGGCGGCTTCCCGAGGGAGTGCGAGTTCTCCTACAGCATTTGGGGCCAAAGCTTCCTGGCGGAGTCGGCGCGCCGCTACATAGACGACATCGGAGTCCTGCACTCCGCCACCTTGCTCACCGCGCAGAAGCACATGCGCCAGGCGGCCGGGCAGGAGGGCGCCAAGCTGGTGGCGGACCCCGGATTCAGGGGG AACGTGACAGGCGACTGCTTGGTGGGCGGAGTCAGCCCCAGCAGCAGACTCTACTCTCAGAGCTACCCGTCCATCTACAGCTCGCCAGACGCTCCCGGCCAGGGCAACAACGGCGAGCGTGAGCGGGAGAAGAGCGCCGTGGAGACCGCCAGGCAGGGGAGACAGCAGGCTGGCATCGTGGACCTGGAGGAGGAGTGTGAGGACGACgaagaggacgaggaggaggaggacgacgAGGAGGAGGACATGGACGAGAAGCGGCCGTACGGGAACGAAAGTGCAG GCGTCTTCTCTATGGACGAGGACTCGCTGTCTCGTGACTGTGAACCCTTCTTCGAGTCGGACGGCGAGGAGGAGAGCACCGACG GTTCGTTGAGCGAGGAAGCCCCACCCCCTTCGCGCTGCATGGCCATGGGTCACGCCATGCACTCGTCCCGGCACGCCCAGGCCATGGCGATGGCCCGCTCGCTGCCCGTCTCAGTGCCGGTCTGGGGCTGTAGGGGAGGGCGAGCGGCGCCGGGAGAAGGTAACAGTGGAGAACGG GTGGGCTGCGCTGACCTGGAGCACATCGCCGCTAGCATGAAGGCTCTTTTGGCCCCGGGCGCCAACGACGGGACGGAAATGTTCGGGGCGCTGCCTCGGCCCCGCGTCAACACGGGCGACTTCTCCCTCAAGCACTGA